The genomic region AAGAAATGCAGTCCATGTAATTTGGGAATCTAATACTAGCTGTGTAACCACAATATGCACAGGTAGCATTAACAGATACTCTTTAAATTGATCATGACTACACCAATTAgtactcagaaaaaaatacagatgaaattcAAACAAGCATGTAACTTTAACTttacatttaactttaaaatgtatagttTATCAAACGCAGGATTCTCTGAACAATTTAATCCCCAAATCTCACATACCCTAACTCAACACTAGCCATTCCTATGGGTCCCTTTACCCTGGAAAACTGGTTATTATATAAGTTTACTTGAAAGAACATTATAACCAATTTACTTGAAAGGACATTTACAATGGTAGTTGCTATTATTTATCTCTGAAATACTTCACTTACTACACGGCGAATGGCCTTTTCACTTtcccatgtgtctgttggcaggACTGTCCCTCCCTGGAAGACACAAAACCCCACAGCTCTGTGTGCGGAAGCAGTTTTACTTCAAAGGCTTGGTTGTTTAATGGTAGCTTACAGGCCAACAAGAGAAGGTCTCCCAAGTACCCAGAAAGCTCTGCTGAGATTTAAAAGGCACTGTGGGCTCCCAACCCCTAGCTAAGAagcttaaatttattttcaccCCAAGGGATCTGAGAAAGGAGGAAGCATCTTTCAGATATTGTACACCATAGAGCATCTTTTTGTACTGGAGAAAccaaaagctttcatttttatttgaacacaGTGGATCTGAGCAATTTCTTCCTTTGTTATATGAAAAGCAAGCTGGAGTGAGAACATGTAAACCAGAACTATGTTTAAACAAGATCGGCTGTTTAGGAAATGTTAAGCTTCTTAGCAAATAGAATAATAACTACTTAAAAGTATTTAatacagaggctcctgggtggctcagtcagttcagcatctgactcttgattttgactcaggtcatgacctcacagttcatgggttcctgagccccacctcaggctctgcactgacagcatggagcctgcttgggattctctcccttccctctctccttctctctctctacctttctctatctctttctcaaaataaataaataaactttttttttttaaaaaaagtaatacaaataaatacttgCATGCTGTCAAAacttttttccatgtaatttattGCAACAACTATTTTCCCCAgagttaacaaaacaaaactgtctaACTTTATCTTTctgcacaaaaaataaaaaaatttcgggatacctgggtgtctcagtcagttaaatatccaagTTAAACTCAGGTAATGATTTCTAAGTTcacgagccccacatcaggcttctgcttcgggtcctctgcccaatctctttctgccccttctccacttgtgtgCTCACATGggcaagttctctctctctctctcaaaaataaataaacattaaaaaaagaaaagaaacattaaaaaaaagaaaatatattaaagttattTAGTACATGACTTCAGACTGTATCTTTCTatatcttgtgggtttttttctcaaGGATTTATCAAAGGCATATTTCCATGACAGTACAAAAAATGTCCCTCTGAGTTTTAAAAGATAGTTCATattggggaccctgggtggctcagtaggttaaatgtcacactcttgatctcagctcaagtcttgatctcagggtcatgagtttaagccctacactgggttccatgctgggcatgaagcctccttaaaaaataaataaatgatacttaATACTGCACAATAAGAATGTAATATATTAAGCACCTCTCTGATTTTTAGACTGCTTATGTTTCACAAATATGAATAATTATACCATCTTAGTACATATTTAATTCCTGTTTAGCttcctttcaaaaatgttaaataaatatacatccaGAGAAGTATAAAGATTTGACTTCTTTTCCTTCACACTTGCTAATCTCTTAAATTTCCTAACATACTAGAccagatgggaaaaaaaagtgtattgtTATTCCCTTAATTTGTATTGTTATATTGATTATTAGTAAGGTATGATCTTTGTTATGTATTATTGGACATGTGTGCAAATTCTTTGGTAAATTACTtaaattcatatttcaaaatattcaaatagatACTTTTAGAGTCCCTATTATCTCAGttctatctttatatttaaaataaaggcaaactatttttcagaaaatttgagTCCATGTAGGCACTTGATTGGGGAACATCATTAAATCCAAATTTCTAAACCAGGACCCCATTCAGAGTCACCCTCAAAACCTTTTCATGTCTTTATATCCttgtcctgcctccactgtgatTCTGCCTTCACTGTGTCAAAATATTTGCATCTAAGATTATTCTGGGTAATATTAGATAGTAAAactcaaatttttcaaaatcaaatttctcAACTGTAATTTCTACCAATATATCAACTGATTGATGTATATGGGAGTACTAGATCATATTTTCATAAACTAAAGTTCTCTGTAAAATTTTGTCTACTTATTTATGCTAGTAACCTAGTCTAACAATCCTGCCTGAATTCCTTTTGGAAGCTTCCTTAAACAAGTCACAAGTtcacattttacttcttttttattttagggcaCTTCTCAAATAGACAATTCTTCACATTGAGACTTTCCCAAAGAGGCCAAAgtcattataaattatatttggtAGAAATATGCCATTTGAAAAGACAGGCGCACTAATGAGAGTTTTAGCACAGCTACAGTTAAGATGCATAATCTGTCATGGAGAGGAAAACACTTGGAATGTGACAAATCAATACATGCCTGATAATACTTGGAAAATTAAATTGTTCATGCACCTGGTGTCTTGGGTCCTTAGTTACTGGCTATCTAAACTGCAGATTTAATAAATATGCAATTCCTGGCAGATAGAACATTAAGAGAAGAGCTCTGTCTCCCCCAACCAGATTCCCATGGTAAATAGGAAAAGAGCTGAGACAAGTTCTTCTAATCCTTTTGGTCACTCAAGGCAAAATTGCTCCTTTAAGTCTGCTGTACTGTGGAGGCCTTCTGTCTTCATCAGTCCTTGGAGCCATCTCAAGGACAGACTTATCAGTTGTGGATTTGCCTTCACCCATGTGAAACTTCTTAAACACACAAATTGGCAatacaacagaaagacaaacaaaagtaTGTCTATTAATAAGGCAAATTTGCACCAACGGAAGCAAATGTGAAAGGACTGCATAAAAGCAAGTGCTCTTTATTCATGATGAAATATAATCTCAGTAATTTGAAACTCGGTATTAAGAAGTTGGAGACCAGGCACAACATGAGGTTTACCTCATGTTGCATCTTGGATATCTCCAAGCAGGAGATTCATGAGTTATGGGGTCTTAAGCCATGGTAGGACACCAAGTATAAACTAGATCCATAACTTACTAATTGAACTAATAGAGAACACTACTTTGACATATTTCTAGTAGTACTTCAGAAGAAAGTGGTCAGGTTGGGATATTTCTAGGGTTTTGGGATCCGGACCCAAGATCTGAGATATCTTTTTGAAGGTTGGAACTGAATGGTAATATATAAATCTTATGGCATAATAGTTTAGGGTAGAAATAATGTGGTATGGAAAGTGAAAGCCATCTTGATAAATAAACTGTTGTTCGATAAAGGACCTAAGCTGTTTTTCTATGTGAGCAAtctatttctctcaaataatTTCCATTTGCCCAGATTGCCTATtgattatttgaataaatttattttcaggaatttAATAATACAAAGGAtgggtttatttgctgttttaCATCTTTAATTCCTTGTGCAAAAGTGTTCCTGCACAAGTAAGAGAGTTGACATAAGTATTCTCAGTTCACAGTCTGGATATGTTCTGTGTTTATTCAGGTGTTCTTGGTTCTGTTTGCCATTTCACTGATAGGAATAGTAGGAATTTTTACATTTAGTAAAGCTGGAGTTAAATGGTGTATACTACCTAGTACTCTGAGATTCTACACATCTTTATGTATTATCTTTAGTTATTCTCAAAGGCTCCTGAGAGGTTAAATTGATGAATTCCATAATGACATTTTATATAGTCATTTCTCACAGCTATATCTCAAGAATACAGCTACCGTCATTAACACATTAACACACAAAGTTGTTCAATGCATATCTTCAATAAATAGCATATTGCTGGATCTGTTAATACTAATGTAACATTTATGTAACACCTTCTCTGTGTTGGGCcttgatatatctgataaatcaACAGgagaatacaaaaaaagaaatattctttttcctgGAGGTGACTTAACTTTCAGTTTGAACACCTCATCTAAGAATCTGTCCTCACATGTTAGGAATCATTTATGCAAGACCTCTTTCTCTGGTTCCCAGTCCCACATTTAACTTATACTTTTTCTCAAAGGTCATAGGTCTTCACAACTTTGAGTAGACACGAAAATACCTACTTTACTTTAATCTAAGtcacacaaaaaattttaatgagtaaAGGATTATTAATTATGAtctatatttcaatatttctatctttaaattaaaaaaataataatgacaaaaacaCCCAGGGAAATAGGAAGCTACTTTGGGTAATATATCATTCTCagtggtattttatttatatatattagtgGCTTCAATTCACAGCATTATTATGAATATAGAAAGCCTCAGGACAAGAAGAATCCGTGGAAATAGCTGATCAACCAATTTTGCACTTAAGTGATTTCCATTATGATTGCTTTTCCTCCATAGAaggggaaataaacatttttcatcaGAGAAAGGTACTTTATCAATACAAGTCaggtttataaaaattataactttgatgttatttttgaagtatattttgatAAAGGGAGAACATGCTGGGGACCATGAATTACCTTTGAATCCTAGATTGGCTACATATTAGTTGTCTGACGGGGGGGTttgataaattaatatatttgaatttcagcttGTTCAAACTGAACATGATTTGCTAATTGAAATGATGAGAATATATGGCTTTTTATGtgagaaagtaaataataaaagacacataaaagtgttttttttaattccttaacatgattcatcacaagGAGGGTCTAATGCTATTTTGTGGAATTTGTGGAAATTTGACTACTCCTGTTGAATACCATTGAATCTGTGCATTCTGCTAGCCTGAAAGTCCATATGTTTATGTGAAACTACATGACAAAAAAAGGTCCTTGACATGCAGTTATGTGTAAGGTGCATGGTGTGTGTAGGGGTACAGTGTGGAATGATGATGGGAAAGtttatatagtttataatttCAGAATTCCAAGGTAATTTCTACATATATTCTATAGGGTTTCTGAAACATATAGTATAAATGGAACAATAGCAGAATTCAAACAGATGTCTGTGAAGCAATTAAATTTTGAGAAATCTCAAAATATAttgtagaagacatgaacaatcCCAAGATGTAGATACTACATTAAAACAATTCGCTTCAGAGTGAAATGAGATGACACCAAGACTTAATGAGAGGCTTTCAATTAACCTGATGCAAAAAAAGTACCCGGTACTTGGGCTATTTCTGGAGCTTCCCCAGGAAACAATGAAGAATGGACTTTAAATCAAGAAAAgtggcacctggtggctcagtcaactgactgtcagactcttgattatggctcagatcatgatctcacatttcgtgggttcaagccctgcatcgggctctgtgctgacagtgtggagcctgctttggattttctctctctgtctctctctctgcacttcccatGTGTGCGTGCTcccactctcttaaaataaataaattaaaactttcaaaataaataaatcaagaagaGACTGGGGCTTCCTAGGAGATTATATCCTCGTGAGATAGCTGCATGAATAATAAAGAAGCTCAAACCAGGtcataggactcttgattttggacatGGAAGAGAAAGCTGCCCCTGCAGGACTTTAGCAAACACTCTACCTTGAGATGTCAGGTAAGAGAGAAGATATTGTTTATTTGCATTTGGAAAAGACTAAGAACAAAGAGACTATGGATAAATTAGTGAGTACATACACTCTAGCCTGTAATATGAAGAACTACAGGAATCTAGAGGTGTTTCTTTCTGTGAAAGTATCTCTAATTTGTTTTCCCTCAAGAACCTGAAACAGTTGGACAATGCTATTGAGCCAAAGAAAAGTGAATAGGTTTAACGTATTCCTGAACTAGAGAAGTGCACAACTACCCATGCCTGTGTTTACACCGACCATGAGATTCAGCCTCATATCTAAACATGGACATCCTTTGAAAACAACAAGTGTAGACTCTGGATTCTGAAAATGCTTTGCAAAACCCATGCATAATAAAAGGCATTGTGAATAAACATGGCACCAGACCCTTAATGTTGGAAGGTGCAATGATTTGACTAAGCAGAATGAGTTTTATCCAACAAAGAGTGAGTTTTCTAGCCATTCTACCTCCATTCTCTATCTTTTACAACAAaactccagattaaaaaaaatactaataaaaccTCTTGAAGATAATTCcaattattgtaatttttaaacacaATGCATAGAAATCTAGTGAATCCCTTGTTAGTATTTCTAAACGTCTGATCCAAATTGACTTGAATtgagattttgaaaaattcactAACCTGTCAAATGGAAGCAGAGACAAAAGGGCTGGATCTTCCAGCTTCTTATCCACAATGCCAACCAAGTTAGGTAGTCAGACTTtatagaaaaactttttaaaaaaccattattATCTGAGACTCTTAATCTGACCAAAGATTAGACTTAAGGGAGAATTCAAATAGGAACAGCTGGGAAATACTCAGCCACCACAGCTAAGGCCCATCAGCTCCACCCAGGGAATGGTGATTTAGAAGTGcacatctcggggcgcctgggtggcgcagtcggttaagcgtccgacttcagccaggtcacgatctcgcggtccgtgagttcgagccccgcgtcaggctctgggctgatggctcggagcctggagcctgtttccgattctgtgtctccctctctctctgcccctcccccgttcatgctctgtctctctctgtcccaaaaataaataaaaaacgttgaaaaaaaaaaattaaaaaaaaaaaaaaaagaagtgcacaTCTCTACAAAGGCCCACAGATGATACCAAGGATGACATTGGTGAGTGAGGGTAGATGAGGGGTTGGAAAAGGCATACGTGCAAATATTTGTATGGCTTATTGTCATTGTGAGATGACTGCTACGATAGGAAGGGTATATAAGTATAAATGCAATGTCTATGTAGTTCCATAAAAACAGAATCCGGTGAGAGGTGAACTCATAAAAATGTGTACTTTGCTGTCTGTGGGAAAGAGATTCAGTGTATCACAagattcattgttttatttaaataaataagttttggtAATGAAGACTATGAAAACGGTCTCATTTCTGACATACTGTGCATTTTGTTGATTATTAAATAAGCTTGTCACTTCTTCAAAGAATCTGCTAATTTTACTTTCCCAGATCTTTGTTATAATATTCAAGCTTAGAGCCAataagaatatggagaaaaataattgatatttattgaatatttggaTGAATAAATAACCATACCCATATTGAATTAAGTCAATAAAATAGGCATTGTATAACATTTTGTTATCATCATTAAAAATGAACTGTTTGCTTACACAAGTACATAGTAACTATGCAAAATATCTCTagatctttttaattaaaattcaaaatattttaatactttggtCAAACATGGTCAAACATAACCatgaacatgattttttttttaattaagcaatctaagggcaccagggtggctcaatcacttcgacttcagctcaggttatgatgtcacagtttgtgagttcaagcccctcatcaggctctgtgctgacagctcagagcctggagcctgcttcagattctgtttctccctctctctctctgccccaccccggattgcactctgtctctctctcaaaaataaataaacatttaaaaaattaaacaatttgttcaaaattttagtatttttaaatatatagaactaaattcttgctgtttttgttcatgttcaattgaaaaaaaacacatttatattcAACAATGAATTATCATGAAACAGTGCTTCATAACCTATGGAGTGAaggtatacttaaaatttttcaatcaccaaatactttcataaatataactaaaattatgtttaatggaaattaaatgaaaaatacatgcaATAATAACCCTGTgattatatactaataataattaatattattaaattaaattatttaaattaaagcaTAGATACATTATGTCAATTAATACAAAAGtttctaaagatttattttacttttttattatttttaatttttttttaattattatttatttttgagacagatagggagcagggagaggcagagagagagggagacacagaatccaaagcaggctccaagctctgagctgtcagcacagagcccactgcagcgctcgaactcacaaactgagagatcatgacctgagttgaagtcagatgcttaactgactgagccacccaggctttaaATTAAACCTTTAAATCAAAGGTTTATTTAAATTTCTGCACTCATCTCACTGGAGAAATATTAGGATATCAAAATGTGCCAAGAACTACAGTTTAAGTAGCTTTGTCTAATATGGATCAAGGTAGTCTAAGGCAGTAAGAAATACCCAGGAATGATGTACCACTGTAATTACAGTAACAAGTATGAattttcatggatttttaaaagaatttacttGAACATATCATATACtttggattttttattatttatttatttataacaattaTATCAGTTAAAGTACTTAGATAAACTAAATAccaatgatacttttttttcctcatttttccttcataaaGCTACAATATCTAGggaatttgattaaaaaaaacaggtcTTGTTTGTTAGTCTAGAGGCTTAGATGCTCTGTGTCGGGAAACAGCATTTAATCTCATATTAGAGACAACTCAGGGTCAATTTAAAGTAAGGTGTATTATGAGTTGTCAAAGGTTCAAGTCAAATTTTAACATCTGTGACTGAGTCAATAAATTTTGTTCTAGGAAAGGCATGCACCTCTGGCGTTATATTGCCCACCAATAGCACCACATCCATAGTCTCCACCTTTGTGGTGACAGGCATACCTGGACTAGAGGCTGTGCACATCTGGATCTCCATACCCTTATGTGCCATGTTCTTCATTACCTTGGTGAGCAACATGACCATCATGACAGTTATCTGCAAGGACCAGACCCTCCACGTGCCTATGTATCTCTTCCTGGCCATGCTAGCTGTCTCTGATCTGGGTCTGTCCCTCTTCACTTTCCCCACAATGCTGGGGATCTTCTGGCTGGATGCTCGAGAGCTCACCTTCTCTGCTTGCTTCACCCAAATGTTTTTTATTCACACCTTCTAGGATTTTGAGTCAGCTATCATACTGGCAATGGCCTttgaccgctatgtggccattTCGCGTCCATTGCACTATTCTTCCATTCTCACCAACGGTGTAATTTCCAGGATAGGTTTGGCCATTATAGTGCGAACATTCACTGTGCAGGTGCCTCTCCCCATCCTCTTGAGCACGCTGTGCTTCTGTGATTCCAATGTACTATCTCATTCCTACTGCCTGCATCCTGATATCATAAAGCTCTCTTGTTCCAACACCAGGATCAATAGCATCTTTGGACTGTTTGTGGTGCTATCCACTATGGGACTtgattttctcttcatcctctttTCATATATCCTGATACTGAAAACTGTACTGAGCATTGCATCCTATGGTGGCCGTCTCAAGGCTTTCAACACCTGCATTTCCCACATCTGTGCTGTGATTCTCTTTTTCACACCCATGATCTGCCTGTCCATACTGCACCGCTTTGGCCCCAAACTTCCCTCATGTATCTACGTGACCATGGCTaacatgcattttctcattccCCCTGTGATGAACCCTGTTGTGTATGTAGCGAAAACCAAGCAGATACGAGATAAAATTCAGAAACTCTTCACCAAAAGAAGACCAGGAGAATCCCAAGTCACATTTATAACATAAATGAGCACGAtcctaaaagagaaagaatgcttCATGAAAGCAAAGAGCTGCTGATATTCTAAAAGCCCACAAAGATTCTGTTTGACTCTTCTGAATTATACAGTATGTTGGTTTGGGTaacttttaaaactgtttctATTCTATGATTTGAACAAATGTACATTGAACAATAAAATttattcaggaaataaaaatctgaaataatgaactatttgcattatttctttgTCCACTGGTTCATATATCTTAGAGAAGTTTATAGTCTTATAATTCATCTTGGACAGAGTGAACAAAGTACTTCGTCTTATCATCTGTATATATACCTTGACATGGTGTTAACTTTTTAGTGAATACCTACTTTATCCTTGACTTTTTGAGGAGCTGAAGATATAATATGAATTAAGCAAAGTTCTTGCTTGCATAgtgctttgttttattgatgataTTGTTGTTGAAGTAGGGAGtaaaggaaagaagcaaacaaGTGAATATCTAatattgctattaaaaaaaactataaaatcatgAAATTTACAATACCAACAATCTCTACCTATATTGGACGTATGAAACTTCTCTTGCCACActctaaaataaatctaaaaatcatCATCATTTGGAAAAAGTATAATGTTTAAATCCAGTATGTCAATCTGTAGTATCATATTCTGTCTTTCAAGAATGTTCACTCCTTGACTTCACTGCATTTGGACTTTGGGCTTGAGATCTTTAGTCCCAAATATCTCACCTTCTCTAAGTCCAGGACAGCCATCATTTTATCATTGACTTCCTATTCACTATGGACCACACATATTCCAGGAAAAGCTCCATcagcactcatttttttttcttttaatacttttcaaCTGTAAACTTAACTTTGGaatcaatttaaatattttgtattttctagtcTTACATCTGTGCTTTTGAGTTCTCCCTAAGAATAACACTAGAGTTTTCATACTGTAATGGCTACAAATTAATGATCTTCAATTCATTTGGTTTTTCAGTGTCTGGATGCATATTTTTGAAACCCTTGGTGACATTTTTCATGATCCACACTTGCCATTTCAAATACCTGCAACTTTCTTCCAGTCACTTATGCTTCACACCAGACCCTTTCTTCACTTTCACATACATAAAAGAATCTATATCTAGAAATGCCATCAAAATTCTTCCTTCcaatattagaaaaagaatgtaatctcTTTTATTCAAAGATGGTCGAACATGTCCATCTctaaatgtgtttcttttaatattatctGAGACACTCCATTTTGCCATCCACCttactctcttttccccttttgtttatattatgattatgattattatgaAATGCTTCAAGGATGAAAAGATTCAAACAATAATACAAAAAACATACAGAAGCCATACAATTTCTATATGGTTCTATTGAATTATAATATTTTGCCTCAATTGAGtcagaattttttaagtaaaacaaattacaataaaggcaaaatttctttccatctctctgaatCATAGATGTTAAATTCAATATCCAAAAGTAATCATACAATTTTACTCTGttccttatctttcttttccatgttttattatgttaaatggatgtgtgtgtatataacaaGCATACACAAAAGTGTATGCAATAAGCATGTATGTGTTTTATAGCACTGTTTTAAatgttctccaaaaaaaaaaaaaatcactattcttTGTCACAAATGTATGCTTTTGAGATTTGCCCATATAGATACATGTTATTtggatacatttattttcactgaTGTAAAGATTCCTGTGTTGTTTAGGAGATAAAAGGGAGCTCCAGAGGTTTAGTTCCTCCAGGTAATTCTGCCTCTTGCTTTACCTACATATTATCATTAATAGTATTGCAGGGGTTTCTAGAATTCTGCAAATACTTCCCATCTCCATAACATTGTCAGACTCAACCCCAATCTCTGTAAGAAACCTTCTGGGGTAATTTCATTATACATGCTATCCTTATTTATATAAGACTCTTATCTCATCCCTTGACTTCCATTCAATAAAATTCACTTCAATAAAATTcacttcaataaaatttttttggcataaataagctacttgaaaaaa from Panthera uncia isolate 11264 chromosome D1, Puncia_PCG_1.0, whole genome shotgun sequence harbors:
- the LOC125929278 gene encoding LOW QUALITY PROTEIN: olfactory receptor 51G2-like (The sequence of the model RefSeq protein was modified relative to this genomic sequence to represent the inferred CDS: substituted 1 base at 1 genomic stop codon), translated to MSGKACTSGVILPTNSTTSIVSTFVVTGIPGLEAVHIWISIPLCAMFFITLVSNMTIMTVICKDQTLHVPMYLFLAMLAVSDLGLSLFTFPTMLGIFWLDARELTFSACFTQMFFIHTFXDFESAIILAMAFDRYVAISRPLHYSSILTNGVISRIGLAIIVRTFTVQVPLPILLSTLCFCDSNVLSHSYCLHPDIIKLSCSNTRINSIFGLFVVLSTMGLDFLFILFSYILILKTVLSIASYGGRLKAFNTCISHICAVILFFTPMICLSILHRFGPKLPSCIYVTMANMHFLIPPVMNPVVYVAKTKQIRDKIQKLFTKRRPGESQVTFIT